GGGatgtgttgggaaagaaaaagggcAAAGCTGCCGCTAAGGGGTGGGATGAGCAAGGATACTGGAGACAGATTTTTGCCCGAGGGTTAGTCAGACTTAAGATATACACAGAGATAAGTGTTCCTTTTTGGACCTCTTCCATGGTTCACTAGTCTGATTCAGTCTTGGGACAGTTAAGTTGTTCAAAACAAGGTCTTCTGAAAAGTTAATCAACACAAGTTCCAAATGTGTACAGAATATACAGGTAAAATTTGGTAATAGAAATTCATGAAGTGATTAAGGTAAAGCATTAAGTGGGGGATTTCTAAATCTTAAATGTGCTTCTCTGGAGGATTTGGGAGAAAATCACAATAAGGCAAAAAGGGGTTATGATCTAAATTGGTGGTAGGGCTTGGATCGAAGCCTTCAAAGCCCCCCTCCCAATAAACAAAATGGATTTCATTGATTTGGAGGCACATAGATcacttattttgaatttatatcaAGTTATTAGTCCTTCCTTAGTCAATATCCCAGAtcaaacataaaaatgaatatgaaaaagtaaaaatcacCTGAAATCTAGTGTATAATCCATCTTCTCATGTTAACTTTGTACTCCCACTTGGATTTAAAGAAAGCTAGTTCTTGTGGGAAAGGGTTACCTCATTCATCTCAGCCCAGGCAGATGAGTCTCACAAGTTAACTTTTTATAATCCAAATAATGTCTCCCTGTGTGCCATTACCTTCAAAGTCCAGAGATACAGCACtcagatattttaaattataacttttttttttacatgtggaTAACCACTAGGTGTCTCCTTTATGCTTTCATTCCTTTTGTATCGAGTTGTGATTGGATACACGGTACACTTATTATTTCAATAGCTTCTGAAGATCCCATGATAAATTATGACGTGATATATTTTTAGTCCGTTATTAATAGTGCATCTTTGTTACCATTTCACaaccatcttttttcttttctttttttctttttttttttctccttttgtgagacaattagggttaagtgacttgcccagaatcacacagctagaaagtgaactgagggcaggatttgaacttgggttctcctgattccaggaccggtgcactatccactgtactatctagctgccctgaccATTTGTTATCTTGGCTATATGTGTTGACCCCCTCCAAGCCTTACCCCTAAATTCTACTTATATATAAATCATAGTAATCATAGAATGTCATAACTGGAAGGGCCCTCGGCCAGTTCTCTCATTTCCCCAATTATGATTATACAGTTAAGCTAATGACAGAGCCCTCAACCAGAATCCAGGTCTCTTAACATCCAATCTGGTATTATTTTCATTACCTTTCACGCACAGGATTCTTGAATGGCACTGTGAACTGTCATGTTTGGTGATCTAGATTCTGGATTGGAGGTCAGGCCAtggcgatttttttttttttaagtccaagCAGGGTTTGGAAACTATCTTTTGCCACTGCTGTCATAAAATGCAAAGTAGAAATTACATGCCCTATGGTTGGGGATGCTCAACAGGTACAGGGTTCCTAGCTAAGCTTCTGCCTGGGCTGAGATGATGAGAGTGATTTATTTAGCCCCTAGTATAGTGAGATTTCCTTTAACTTGGGTagacatttttattctattttaatacTGATAAATGCCTTTTTAGAtcagtgggtttttttcccctttctatcttGTTGAATTCCCCCTTcacaggaaaaataaattgacCCGTGCAGCACTATATTACCATTTCCCTGAAGGTAAGCCAAGTATTGTCAGTTGTGAAACTGAAGACCTTTTTTGAATAGGCTATCAAGGAAGCAGCCATCTAACTGTAGTATGGTCTGGGGAATGACAATTTGAAATGcttttctttaactataaatcTCACTCACTCTGTAGGTCAAATCCCTCCTAAAAAGCAAGCTGCTTCCAGACTCCAGGTGAAACCTCGTTTTGAACCTGTACACTTTGTAGCTAGTAGTAATAAAGATGAAAGAATGGAAGATCCTTCAGACACTCAAACACAGCAAGCAAACTCTACCGTCACGCCATTAGCCACCTACCAAGATGATAACAACAGTTCCCAAGATCAGAAGTCTCAGTATTCCGAAACAAGTTGTGCTCTCATTAATAACCAGACTGCAACAACTAGCATGTTATCAGATAGTGTGAACCCTACCCAGAGTGGTACATCCCATCCTCCTCCATCCTCTCAAACAGCTGCTGTGTCTTCCCCATCAGTCAAATTTTCAGAATCAGAGGTAGCTGGGAAGCAACAGTTTATCGAAAGACTTTCTGCAGTTATTTGCAAGAGCCTTTCAGGGATAGCTCTCGGAGCTGATAAAATTAATTATACCTATATGTTAACTCGTTGCATTCAGGCATGTAAGACGAATCCCGAGTATATATATGCTTCTTTAAAAGAAATCCCCCCTGTTGACATCCCcagaaataaaaaacttttaatcgATGGCTTTGCTTGTGAAGTTAGATGCCAGAGCATCTATTTGACCACAGGTTATGCTGGCAGCAAAAATGGTTCTAGGGATCGAGCTACTGAGCAGGCCATAAAGCTCTTGCAAAAATCTGTTGAGGTTAGagtaattaaaaggaaatttaaacaCATTTATCAAGACGACCTTGTGGTGTGTCAGATTGGCGTATCGTCGTACGATTTTCCTCCAGCCCTAAAAGCCCCAGAAGATCTCTCCGTCAAGAACGGGGCCGAACAGTCTGACTCTGCTTCCGGTTCCAAACATTGGACCAATTTTGTTCTTATAGAAAATGCAAACGATGCTATTGGGATCCTAAACAATTCTGCCTCGTTCAACAAAATGACAATTGAATACAAGCATGAGATCATGCCAAATCGTACATGGCGCTGTCAGGTGTTTTTGCAAGGGCACTGCTTAGCTGAAGGTTTTGGAAGCAAAAAAGTAAGTAAACATGCAGCTGCTTCTAAAGCATTGAAAATTCTTCAAAAAACACAATCCGATACCCCAGTTGTCCAAGCTACACAGGTTCAAACAGTAGGCTATTCACCTAAGGGATCTGGAAACAAAGATTTAAAGGATCTTGTCATTTATGAGAATTCTTCAAACCCTGTATGCACACTAAATGACACGGCTCAGTTCAACAAAATGACTGTCAAGTATGTTTTTGAAAGGCTGACTGACTCAAGGTGGAAATGCAAGGTGATTCTGGAGAATGAATTCATTACCGAAGCAGTTGGGGTGAAAAAGTTTGTCAAGCATGCGGCTGCAGAAGAAGCTGTGAAAATTCTCAAAAAGACACAGCCCACCGTCATTAACAACCTGAAGAAAGGTACCATTGAGGATGTAATCTCAAGAAATGAGATTAGAGGTCGTTCAGCAGAAGAAGCTTATAAACAAGAAATCAAAGAGGATAATATTGGGAATCGGCTCTTAAGAAAAATGGGTTGGACGGGGGGTGGTTTAGGGAAGTGTGGGGAAGGTATCCGGGAGCCCATCTCAGTTAAAGAGCAGCATAAACGGGAAGGGCTTGGGCTTGATGTAGAGAGGGGAAATAAAATTGCCAAGAAAGATATCGAACAGATCATCCGAAATTATGCACGGTCAGAGAGCCACACTGATTTAACTTTTTCTACAGAGCTTACCAATGATGAACGGAAACAAATACATCAGATTGCCCAGAAGTATGGTCTTAGAAGTAAATCTCATGGAATAGGGCGTGAAAGATATTTGGTGGTAGGTAGAAAAAGGCGTAAGGAAGATTTACTAGATCAGCTCAAACAGGAAGGCCACGTTGGACATTATGAACTGGTTATGCCTCAAGCAAATTGAGaccaaaattatcatgtaaacaCTTCCTAACATTTTGTGACACGAATTAGAAATGTTGCATTTTCTGGTTGTAGAAGATATTCATTCTAAAGTGGTGTTAAACTTTGCTCTTTTTTACTTATGCTTTTGTAGGAAGACTCTTGTTAAACTTGTACTAGTATGTAGTCCAGAAGACAAAATTGTCCTTGATGTCATTGATGTTACTAGTTATTTTATATTGTGATGTGATCATGTGATAACAAAAATACATCCAAATGTACCTCttccctttaaaataaaacttgtattttccccttaaagaatttttaatttgtttcaagAGCAAAGCGATTTGGAGTAAATGTGTTCATATCAGACTACAATAAAACTACAACTGTCAACATTTTGCATTTTAGCTTGTACTTTGTGCTAAGgtactttaaatttt
This is a stretch of genomic DNA from Sminthopsis crassicaudata isolate SCR6 chromosome X, ASM4859323v1, whole genome shotgun sequence. It encodes these proteins:
- the NKRF gene encoding NF-kappa-B-repressing factor; the encoded protein is MAQGGDGLLREGDLLPPPSSSVMPPEAVVSQWRYSHESDWQWGLRRTFICRHLHKYPGAALDQLLALSSAWTNHIFLGCRYSPQLMEKIFKMAEGIDIGEMPSHELVLPNAPKAQKRPPSPCAGQIPPKKQAASRLQVKPRFEPVHFVASSNKDERMEDPSDTQTQQANSTVTPLATYQDDNNSSQDQKSQYSETSCALINNQTATTSMLSDSVNPTQSGTSHPPPSSQTAAVSSPSVKFSESEVAGKQQFIERLSAVICKSLSGIALGADKINYTYMLTRCIQACKTNPEYIYASLKEIPPVDIPRNKKLLIDGFACEVRCQSIYLTTGYAGSKNGSRDRATEQAIKLLQKSVEVRVIKRKFKHIYQDDLVVCQIGVSSYDFPPALKAPEDLSVKNGAEQSDSASGSKHWTNFVLIENANDAIGILNNSASFNKMTIEYKHEIMPNRTWRCQVFLQGHCLAEGFGSKKVSKHAAASKALKILQKTQSDTPVVQATQVQTVGYSPKGSGNKDLKDLVIYENSSNPVCTLNDTAQFNKMTVKYVFERLTDSRWKCKVILENEFITEAVGVKKFVKHAAAEEAVKILKKTQPTVINNLKKGTIEDVISRNEIRGRSAEEAYKQEIKEDNIGNRLLRKMGWTGGGLGKCGEGIREPISVKEQHKREGLGLDVERGNKIAKKDIEQIIRNYARSESHTDLTFSTELTNDERKQIHQIAQKYGLRSKSHGIGRERYLVVGRKRRKEDLLDQLKQEGHVGHYELVMPQAN